GTCTCTACgtacttataaatttatttcactAGCTCATATCCAATTAATGTCATCATTGTATTATCATACAATGGCTCATCTGCTCTACATAGtataaaaatacttttattttaaaatattcaaactTCCCAGCTTCTCAACATAATAATATTCTTGTGATAGTATATTATCACACATCCTTATGATTTTGCACCACAAATGGATTTAATGATTTATACTTGATTCTCTAGTCTTTTGCACATTAATATAGACTCctacttatttttctttaaataaaaaataacttcaTAAAGGAAATTCAAGAAAACTGAAGACATACTTCCTTAGAATAACATGTCATCAtaaacaaaaaagttaaataaaaaggACAATAATTTTATCAGCATATAATGTGCAACACAAacacaatattttctttttcattaaaaaaaaaataaggttggtcacataataatattcatgAACTACCTGATTACTACTACTAACTACTACCATTAAATTTCACAACCACCATACACCAAaacctcatcatcatcatcatcctttTCACATGTTCAACTTGCTTCCACTTCAACAATCACCGCCGCAACATTTTCCGGCAACCCATCTACGACAACACCATCATCAGAACAAACAACATTGGATTCTCTCTCAACAAGAAGTGAATTTCGACAATTGGGACATGAAGAATGTGACACCAACCACGTGTCAATACACATAACATGAAACTCGTGATTACATTTTGGCAACATTCGAATTCTGTCTCCATTCTCAAACTCCCCTAAACAAATGGGACACTCTGTTGCCGGAATATTCTCTCTGGTATGGTAAACTGTTACCGGAATTTCACTCAGTTCTGCCTTTTTCAGCCCTGTTTTGTTCAACCTTGCTGTTGCTTGTTCCGGTGTCTCTTCGGAGAATCCTCTGTTGCATCGCATCGCGCAGCGGGCTATGGTGTTTAATCCTAGAGCGCATATCAATGCGCATAAGAGTGCTGCTAATATAATCACCATGTTTGTGTCGAAGTTTTCGACGTTGATGAATGAATcgtttgtgttgttgttgttgtatgaTGGTGGCATACTCATCTCTGTTTCGAGAAAACGGCGTTTCATGGTTCTGTTTGTggaaattttagtgtttttgtGTAACGTTTGAAGTTTTGTGCTAAAaaatttgttggttttttttccttctttgtaAGGATATTTTGGGGTTCTGGTTTTCAACTTTCTTGACTACTAGTAGTTTGTTATGGGGTTGTGTGAAGTTATAGAAGCTCACATTCAAACAATCTCGACCGTTAGATTGAGATTGAACGATTTATAAAATAtgctttaattatattttaaaatattgaccGTTGGATCAGATCAGACAATCCATATCTATAACCACATGAATGCTAGAAACTATTTCCTTAATTAGGAGTCATTGTGGTTTGAACTGGATTTCCTGCTGTTATATTGTAGGAGGTATGATCTCAAATCAACGATTAAgacaaattatattaattaaaattgggTTTAAAAATTGAACTGATTGttaacaaaaaaagtaaaattgaacCGTTTAATATCAAATCAACGATTGAGATATGGGCGTGAAATAGTTACGACACAAGTAGGAGTAACTAAAGAGAAGAGAAACATATcataatacttttttttctaattaattttgCTTTTCCATTTTGTGGTGTGAAAATGAAAGTGTTAAATTTGGTCTTGGAATGTAGCTCTGATCCAAATTGGGGACCATTGCTTCATCTGCTGCATGTATGATTCCCCTTCAGAAATGGTCCTCACTGGTTAATTaatgaaacaaaagcaaa
This genomic interval from Trifolium pratense cultivar HEN17-A07 linkage group LG6, ARS_RC_1.1, whole genome shotgun sequence contains the following:
- the LOC123887977 gene encoding RING-H2 finger protein ATL74-like codes for the protein MKRRFLETEMSMPPSYNNNNTNDSFINVENFDTNMVIILAALLCALICALGLNTIARCAMRCNRGFSEETPEQATARLNKTGLKKAELSEIPVTVYHTRENIPATECPICLGEFENGDRIRMLPKCNHEFHVMCIDTWLVSHSSCPNCRNSLLVERESNVVCSDDGVVVDGLPENVAAVIVEVEAS